A genomic segment from Actinoplanes sichuanensis encodes:
- a CDS encoding monooxygenase — translation MRKADSPGWKIAAGVMTLVAALAAVAACGSDADRSAAPPAVDVHSAHAGASSAPPQPLRAGERFVDLRMAQAYTPTPPEGGGTDEYRCQIIDPQLSKAAFLTGTQFIPENVAIAHHAIVYAIPPGGAAETREQDTKTPGLGWQCFGGTGVKGAEVEEGEAAWVDTWAPGATETLLNQDAGFKLEPGSLLVLQIHYNLLATDGKPAGPDRSAVRLRLTDGTPKTRELETLSVDAPTDLPCAADESGPLCDRAASVADVTKRFGDDVGGMGDRQVEECGRGTPKPGPVQTCDHEVEAPMTVYAGFAHMHMLGRALKVELNPGTPKAEVLLDVPQFDFDDQRLTPLAKPKEIGPGDVLRVTCTHDAGLRKQVPQLKKLPPRYVVWGDGTSDEMCIGIMTVSPRES, via the coding sequence ATGAGGAAAGCTGACAGTCCAGGGTGGAAGATCGCGGCCGGCGTCATGACGCTGGTGGCAGCGTTGGCCGCCGTCGCCGCATGTGGGTCGGACGCCGACCGGAGCGCGGCGCCCCCGGCGGTCGACGTGCACAGCGCACACGCGGGCGCGTCGTCGGCTCCACCACAGCCGCTGCGCGCCGGCGAGCGGTTCGTCGACTTGAGGATGGCCCAGGCCTACACGCCCACGCCGCCGGAGGGCGGCGGCACGGACGAGTACCGGTGCCAGATCATCGACCCGCAGCTGTCCAAGGCGGCGTTCCTGACCGGGACCCAGTTCATCCCGGAGAACGTCGCCATCGCCCACCATGCCATCGTCTACGCGATCCCACCGGGCGGGGCCGCCGAGACCCGGGAACAGGACACCAAGACCCCTGGTCTCGGCTGGCAGTGTTTCGGCGGGACCGGCGTCAAGGGCGCCGAGGTCGAAGAAGGTGAAGCGGCGTGGGTGGACACGTGGGCGCCGGGTGCGACGGAGACGCTGCTGAACCAGGACGCCGGCTTCAAGCTGGAGCCGGGCAGCCTGCTCGTCCTCCAGATCCACTACAACCTGCTCGCGACCGACGGCAAGCCGGCCGGTCCGGACCGCTCGGCGGTGCGGCTGCGACTGACGGACGGCACACCGAAGACCCGGGAACTCGAGACGCTGTCGGTCGACGCGCCGACCGACCTGCCCTGTGCGGCCGACGAGTCGGGGCCGCTCTGTGACCGGGCCGCCTCGGTCGCGGACGTGACGAAGCGATTCGGCGACGATGTCGGCGGAATGGGCGATCGTCAGGTCGAGGAGTGCGGCCGGGGAACGCCGAAGCCCGGCCCCGTCCAGACCTGCGACCATGAGGTCGAAGCGCCGATGACCGTGTACGCCGGCTTCGCCCACATGCACATGCTCGGGCGGGCCCTGAAGGTCGAGCTCAATCCCGGCACGCCGAAGGCCGAGGTTCTGCTGGACGTGCCGCAGTTCGACTTCGACGATCAGCGACTGACACCACTGGCGAAACCGAAGGAGATCGGCCCGGGCGACGTGCTGCGAGTGACCTGCACCCACGACGCGGGACTACGCAAGCAGGTGCCCCAGCTCAAGAAGCTGCCGCCGCGTTACGTGGTGTGGGGCGACGGCACCAGCGACGAGATGTGCATCGGCATCATGACGGTCTCCCCCCGCGAGTCCTGA
- a CDS encoding MMPL family transporter codes for MSVNAAPPRKAPPGRWVPWLVIGLWMALAAVMVPLSGKLSSVTTDRAVDTLPAGAESTRVAVLEDSLPGGEDNTFVFVYHRAGGVTDADRATVERHYATLAKRYPPKAAAGADEEGPSTQLSADGEAMMFTLDVSTTYGAPEAVVGPLRDAAKERPAGLELDVTGPAAIDGDMDAVFDGIDLQVFLTTVIVVTVLLVLTYRSPVLWFIPLVVVGAAALTSMATVYLLVKGFGIVVNDQNSALLTILVFGVGTDYALLLIARYREALHQHENVRVAMVHALRGAAPAIVASAATVVAGLLCLLAADLNSTSGLGPIGAAGILCALVAMLTLFPAVLVVLGRRIFWPAIPRFSTAVVEKPGLWGRLGTAISRRRWVATLGSFGILGVLAIGLTGNTGALREQDQFLSAPESVTGFTVLRQHFPELGGQPMTVFTRPAYQDRVLDVVQGTPGVAMAVPGQTSGGWADISVFPTDAPDTTAEYDTIERVRTAVHAVSGAQAIVGGPSAENLDTEVTTSRDEKVVIPLVLVVVLIVLGLLLRAIVAPLVLMATVIVSFAAAFGGSVFIFDTIFGFKGVDYSVPLLAFLFLVALGVDYNIFLASRAREETVRLGTREGMLRALSATGGVITSAGLVLAATFAVLTTLPLVMLIEVGFLVAFGVLLDALLVRSVLVPALTLLIGRRIWWPSRLSRPAAEPPTGPQPVAEDEELALQR; via the coding sequence ATGTCAGTCAACGCAGCGCCGCCCAGGAAAGCGCCGCCCGGCCGCTGGGTGCCGTGGTTGGTGATCGGCTTGTGGATGGCGCTGGCGGCGGTCATGGTGCCGTTGAGCGGGAAGTTGAGCTCGGTCACCACCGACCGGGCCGTGGACACCCTGCCCGCCGGTGCCGAGTCCACCAGAGTGGCGGTGCTGGAGGACAGTCTCCCCGGCGGTGAGGACAACACGTTCGTCTTCGTGTACCACCGTGCCGGCGGCGTGACCGACGCCGACCGCGCGACGGTCGAGCGCCACTACGCCACCCTCGCCAAGCGGTACCCGCCGAAGGCGGCGGCCGGTGCGGACGAGGAGGGCCCGTCGACGCAGCTCTCCGCCGACGGCGAAGCGATGATGTTCACCCTCGACGTGAGCACGACTTACGGCGCTCCGGAGGCCGTCGTCGGCCCGCTGCGGGACGCGGCGAAGGAACGCCCCGCCGGCCTGGAACTCGACGTGACCGGCCCGGCCGCGATCGACGGCGACATGGACGCCGTCTTCGATGGCATCGACCTGCAGGTCTTTCTCACCACCGTCATCGTCGTCACGGTGCTGCTCGTCCTCACGTACCGCAGCCCGGTGTTGTGGTTCATCCCGCTCGTGGTCGTCGGCGCTGCCGCGCTGACCTCGATGGCGACCGTCTACCTGCTCGTCAAGGGCTTCGGGATCGTGGTCAACGACCAGAACTCGGCGCTGCTGACGATCCTGGTGTTCGGTGTCGGAACGGACTACGCGTTGCTGCTCATCGCCCGGTATCGGGAGGCACTGCACCAGCACGAGAACGTCCGGGTCGCGATGGTCCACGCACTGCGCGGCGCGGCGCCGGCCATCGTCGCGTCCGCCGCCACCGTGGTCGCCGGCCTGCTCTGCCTGCTCGCCGCCGACCTGAACAGCACCAGCGGGTTAGGCCCGATCGGTGCGGCCGGCATCCTGTGCGCGCTGGTGGCCATGCTGACGCTGTTCCCGGCGGTGCTGGTGGTGCTGGGCAGGCGGATCTTCTGGCCGGCCATCCCACGGTTCAGTACGGCTGTGGTGGAGAAGCCGGGGCTGTGGGGTCGGCTCGGCACCGCCATCAGCCGCCGCCGATGGGTGGCGACGCTCGGCTCGTTCGGAATCCTCGGAGTGCTCGCCATCGGCCTGACGGGCAACACCGGCGCGCTGCGGGAGCAGGACCAGTTCCTGTCCGCCCCGGAGTCGGTCACCGGCTTCACCGTTCTCCGGCAGCACTTCCCGGAGCTCGGCGGTCAGCCGATGACGGTCTTCACGCGGCCGGCGTACCAGGATCGGGTGCTCGACGTCGTCCAGGGCACTCCCGGCGTGGCCATGGCCGTCCCGGGTCAGACCAGCGGAGGCTGGGCCGACATCTCCGTCTTCCCGACCGACGCGCCGGACACCACCGCGGAATACGACACGATCGAGCGGGTACGCACCGCGGTGCACGCGGTGAGCGGGGCACAGGCGATCGTCGGCGGGCCGAGCGCGGAGAACCTCGACACCGAGGTCACCACCAGCCGCGACGAGAAGGTCGTGATCCCGCTGGTGCTGGTGGTCGTCCTGATCGTCCTCGGGCTGCTGTTGCGCGCGATCGTGGCCCCACTGGTCCTGATGGCCACCGTGATCGTCTCCTTCGCCGCAGCCTTCGGCGGCAGCGTGTTCATCTTCGACACGATTTTCGGGTTCAAGGGCGTCGACTATTCGGTGCCGCTGCTGGCATTCCTGTTCCTGGTGGCGCTCGGCGTCGACTACAACATCTTCCTGGCCAGTCGGGCGCGGGAGGAGACCGTGCGTCTCGGCACCAGAGAGGGCATGCTCAGAGCCCTGTCCGCCACCGGCGGTGTCATCACCTCGGCCGGCCTGGTTCTGGCGGCAACGTTCGCGGTCCTCACCACACTTCCGCTGGTGATGCTGATCGAGGTCGGGTTCCTGGTCGCCTTCGGTGTGCTGCTCGACGCCCTCCTGGTGCGGTCGGTCCTGGTGCCCGCCCTCACCCTGCTGATCGGTCGGCGGATCTGGTGGCCGAGCCGGCTGTCCCGACCGGCGGCGGAGCCGCCGACCGGGCCACAGCCAGTCGCCGAGGACGAGGAGCTCGCGCTGCAACGATGA